The Nakamurella alba sequence CGGCGAGAGACCTGCCTCCGCCGCGGCTCTCGTGTCCCGCTCCGGCATGCCCTCGCGGACGAACCAGCCGAACATGTCGCCGACGCTGTTCTGACCGGCTTCGTAGGCCCACAGTCCCGGCGTGACGACGTCCCGCGCTGTCCCGCACATCCCCTCGACCTGCACGAGGTCCTCGCCGAGGACGAAGTCACAGGTCGAGGTGCCCATGACCATGACCATGGCGCCGGGACCGGTGACCCCGGCGGCAGCCACCGAGGCCACCGCGTCCATGTTCGGACAGGCCACCACGGTGTCGGGGGACAGACCGAGCAGGTCGGCCATCGCCGGTGCGAGGGTGCCCACCGCCTCGCCGGGGCGGTGGAACGAGGTGCCGAGGGTGCGGTGCACCAGGGCCGGCAGGTCCGGGTGCAGCGCCGCGAGGAACCCGTCGGCCGGATACCCGCCGCCGTCCGACAGGTACATCGCCTTGTAGGCCGCCCCGGCGATGCTGCGCACCTCGTGCCCGCAGAGCTGCCACACGATCCAGTCCTGCGCCTCGATCAACCGAGCCGCGGCCGCCGCGACCCCGGGATCCTCCTCGAGGATCTGCAGCACCTTGGGCACCATCCACTCGGCCGAGATCCGGCCGCCGTACCGGGCCAACCGGGCCCGGTCGAGCCGTTCCCCGAGATCATTGATCCGGTCCGCCTGTGACTGCGCCGCATGGTGTTTCCACATCTTGGGCCAGGCGTGGGGTCGTGCCGACCACCCGTCCAGCCGGCACAGCGGGGTGCCGTCGGCGGTCGTGGGCAGCATCGTGCAGGAGGTGAAGTCGGTGGCGATGCCGATGATGTCGGCCGGATCGACACCGCTGCCGGCGACGACGTCGCGGACCGTCCCGACCAGGGTGTCGAGGTAGTCCCCCGGATCCTGCAGCGCCCACTCCGGCGGCAGTGCCCCGCCGTCCGGCAGCGCGCGGTCCAGAACGCCGTGCGGGTAGGCCATCTCCGCGACGGCAACCTCCCGCCCGTCCTCCAGGTCGAGCAGCAGGGCTCGCGCGGACTCGCTGCCGAAGTCCACGCCCAGGGTGTACGCCACCGGTGCCGTCAGCTCCCGGCCACGGCCGGCATCACGACATCCGCGACCAGCGAGATGATGTCGAGGTCGTCGCCGGGCGCGAGCATGAGCATCGTGTGCTGGACCCCGACGGCGGCGTACTCCTGCAGTCTGACGACGAGATCCTCGGCGGTGCCGACGGTCCAGGACTCGCGGGTCTTCTCCCGCCAGGCACCGACGTCGTCCAGCCCGAGGAACCGCCCGGCCTGCGCAAGCCGCTCGTCCACGTCGGACCTGTCGGCGGCGATCACCGCACCCACCAGGATGGAGCGCTCGATCTCCGCCGGGTCCCGCCCGATGTCGGCGCAGGCATTGTCGACGTTGCGGTTGAGCCGTCCGGTCTCCTCCGGTGACAGCCAGTCGACGTTGTAGTCGTCGGCGTACCGGGCGGCGATCCTGGGCGTCCGGCGGGGTCCGTGCCCGCCGAGGATCAGCCGCGGGCGGGGCCGCTGCACGGAGGCGGGTGCCACGGTGAAGTCGTCGACCCGGTAGTGCTGCCCCTCGACACCGCCGGTGCTGGTACCCCAGAGCTGGTGCAGCACGGCGAGGTACTCCTCGAGCTGGTCGAACCGGTCGCGGAGCTCCGGGAACGGCAGGCCCAGCCGCAGGTGCTCCGGGGCGTACCAGCCGGTGCCGATCGACACGTCGACCCGACCGTCGCTCATCTCGTCGACGGTGTTGATGATCTTGGCGTACAGCGAGGGGTGGCGGAACCCGACCGGGGTGACCAACGTGCCCAGCCGGAGCCGCGAGGTCTCCCTCGCCAGGCCGGCGAGGGTGCTCCACGCCTCGCTCGCCGCCCGCTCGAAATGGTCCGCCGTAGAGGTCAGGTGATCCGAGCGGTACATGCCGTGGAACCCGAGCCGCTCGGCGGCGAGCGTGGCCTCCCGGAGCGTCGCGTAGGATATGCCTTCCTGCGGGTCCAGGAACAGTGACAGTTTCATGGTGCTCTTCCTTCTCGTGCCGGGGCGGGCCGGCGATGTCCGGGTGAGGCTCAGTGGTTCTCAGAAGCTCAGGCGTTCTCAGAAGTCGTACTCGTCGATGTTGTCCGGGGTGAACACGATGGGCTTCTTGTAGACGACCTCGCCGTCCTTGCCCACCGTGTACGTCCCCGCCGTCCCCGCCTCGAAGGTGGCGCCCTCGGTGGCGGTGAGCTCACCGGTCAGCAGACGGTGGGCGGCGTAGACGGCGATGTAGCCGAGTTCCTTCGGGCTCCACATCATCGAGGCCTTCATGCTGCCGTCCTTCATGAACTCCTTCACCGAGTTCGGCAGCGTCTGACCGGTGGCGTACACCTGGCCGGACCGGTCGCTGGCCACGATCGCCCGGGCCGCGGCGGGGACGCTGACCGAGGACGGGGACACGATGTACTTCAGGTCCGGGTGTGCCTGCATCAGGTTGACCGCGACGTTGTAGCTGGTGGCGTCGTCGTCGTTCGCGTACTGCACGTCGTCGATCGCGGTCAGCTTCGAGTACTTCGGGTCGGACGCGATGTGCTGCTTCATGTACTCGATGATGGCCTTGTGGTTGGGCGCCGTGGGGGATGCCGCGACGAACGCGACCTTCCCGCCGTCCGGGTCGTTCATCAGGGCGCAGTCGAGCTCGGTCGTCGCGATCAGCTCGTAGCCCACCGGGTTGCAGAAGATGTCGCGCGCGTCGGCCGCGGCGTCGCCCTCGAACGAGACCACCTTGATGCCCTGCGAGCGGGCCTTCTTCAGCACCGAGGCGATGGCGTCGCCGTCGATCGCCGCCACCAGGATGGCGGACGGCTTCTGGGTCAGGAAGTTCTGCAGGGTCTGGGTCTGCAGGCTCGCGTCCGGGTGGTCGGCGCCGGCATAGGTGAACGAGTCCGCCAGCTCCTTCGCCGCGGCCTCGCCGCCGATGCGTGCCTGCTCGAAGTACGGGAACCCGGTCCACTTCGGGGTTTCCAGCAGCGTGAAGCCCCCCGCCGCGGCGCTGCCCGCGGCGGAACCGGAGGTCCCGGCGGCGGCGCTCACCGCGTCCTTGCTGGACACCCCGCACGCCGAGAGCCCGAGGCCGAGACCGGCGGTCAGCGCGAGCTTCCCCAGGGTGCGCCGGTCGATGGGGGTCGAGAGGCGGCTGACTGCCGCCGTGGTCAGGTCGGACATCCGTTGTCCTTTCATCGATGGGATTCCGGTCGGTGACGCGATCAGGACGACCGCGTCACCGGGGTGCCGACGGTGTCGGCGTCGGGGCGTGTGTCGGAACGCGGCCGGTCGACCGCGTCGGACCTGGTCCGCCGTGACGGGAGGGCACGACCGACGAGCACGACGACCCGCGGTACAGCAGTACTGAGGACGAGAAGACCGCCGAGAATCAGGGTCTGGGTGGGGCCGGCCACGTTGGCCAGTCCCAGGCCGTTGGACAGCGTGCCCAGCAGGAACAGCGCGAGGACCACACCGAGCACCGTGCCGCGCCCACCGTTGATCGCGACACCGCCGAGCACCACGGCGGTGACCACGAAGAGGATTCCGCCATCGGCGTTGTCGGCCCTGGCCGAGGCGTACTGACCGATCCACACCCAACCGGCGAGTCCGGCCAGCGCTCCGGCGAGCAGGTAGGCGGTGATCTTCGTCCGCTGCAGCGGGACCCCGCCGAACGCAGCCGCTCTCGCGCCGGCGCCGACTGCGTAGCTGTGCCGGCCGAAGACGGTCGTCCGCAGCAGGAGGGCGACGGCCACGGCGACGACCACGAAGAGCACCAGCGAGGCCGGCACGATCCCCAGGTCGGTGCCGCCGAGCCAGGTGAAGCTGTCCGGGAAGTCCGAGACCCCCTCCTGCCCGCCGATGATGTAGGCGAGACCGCGGTAGGCACCCATGGTGCCGAGGGTGACCGCCAGCGACGGCAGCCCCCATCTCGCCACCAGCAGCCCGTTGACGGCGCCGAGGGCGCCGCCGATGACGACCACCGCCGCCAGGGTCGCCGGCGCGGGCCAACCGGCGTGCATGAGCACCGCCGCGGTCGTGGTCGCCACCGCGAGCGTGGAGGCCAACGAGATGTCGATCTCGCCCTGGATGACGACGATCATCAGGCCCAGCGCCATCAGGCCGGGGATCACGAAGAACCTGGTGGAGCCGAGGATCTGGTCGAGATACAGGTAGTAGGGCGACAGCGACGCGGACCAGGCCATGGCCGCGACGACGAGGACCACCAGCAGGACCTCCCAGCGGAGCAGCATCCGCTTGGCCCGGGCGATCATGCCGTCACCGCGACCCGGCGCCGGGTACGGGAGAGCAGGGCCGCCCGCCGGGTGATCGCCGCATCGACCGCCACCGCGAGCACGATCGCCGCACCCTGGATGAGCAGCTGCCAGTAGGCCTGCACCCCGAGCAGGATCAGTCCGTTCTGGATGGTGGCGAGCACCACCGCGCCGAGGGCGACGCCGACGATGCTGCCCGAACCGCCCCAGATGCTCACCCCGCCGATCACCGCCGCTGCCAGCACCTGCAGTTCCCAGCCACTGGCGAGGACCACGGTGACGGTGCCGACCTGCGCCGCGTAGAGGAATCCGGCGAACCCGGCAATGGCACCCGCAACGATGTACGAACTCCACACCACCCGCACCGAGGGCAGGCCGAAGAACCTGGCCGCATCGGAGTTGGACCCGACGGCGTAGAGCATCCGCCCGGGCACCGTCCACCGCAGGGCCGCCGCGGCGCCGATCACCACCAGCAGCGCCAACAGGACCAGGTTGGGGATGCCCGCCACCGAACCGC is a genomic window containing:
- a CDS encoding ribulokinase, which translates into the protein MAYTLGVDFGSESARALLLDLEDGREVAVAEMAYPHGVLDRALPDGGALPPEWALQDPGDYLDTLVGTVRDVVAGSGVDPADIIGIATDFTSCTMLPTTADGTPLCRLDGWSARPHAWPKMWKHHAAQSQADRINDLGERLDRARLARYGGRISAEWMVPKVLQILEEDPGVAAAAARLIEAQDWIVWQLCGHEVRSIAGAAYKAMYLSDGGGYPADGFLAALHPDLPALVHRTLGTSFHRPGEAVGTLAPAMADLLGLSPDTVVACPNMDAVASVAAAGVTGPGAMVMVMGTSTCDFVLGEDLVQVEGMCGTARDVVTPGLWAYEAGQNSVGDMFGWFVREGMPERDTRAAAEAGLSPFEYLELSAAGSAPGTHGLTALDWWSGNRSVLVDAGLSGLVMGMTLATRASDVYRALLEATAFGTRRIVEAFTGAGVSIDRLVACGGLPRKSPLLMQIYADVTGLPVVVAGSTQIPARGSALLASVAAGSSAGGHSSVAAAAAALAAPPAAEYLPQAALREIYDEMYADYLELHDHFGRHGTDLMRRAKERRRRVLADASEGGSIDAVLATIPEGVVSR
- a CDS encoding TIGR03560 family F420-dependent LLM class oxidoreductase; its protein translation is MKLSLFLDPQEGISYATLREATLAAERLGFHGMYRSDHLTSTADHFERAASEAWSTLAGLARETSRLRLGTLVTPVGFRHPSLYAKIINTVDEMSDGRVDVSIGTGWYAPEHLRLGLPFPELRDRFDQLEEYLAVLHQLWGTSTGGVEGQHYRVDDFTVAPASVQRPRPRLILGGHGPRRTPRIAARYADDYNVDWLSPEETGRLNRNVDNACADIGRDPAEIERSILVGAVIAADRSDVDERLAQAGRFLGLDDVGAWREKTRESWTVGTAEDLVVRLQEYAAVGVQHTMLMLAPGDDLDIISLVADVVMPAVAGS
- a CDS encoding autoinducer 2 ABC transporter substrate-binding protein; translation: MSDLTTAAVSRLSTPIDRRTLGKLALTAGLGLGLSACGVSSKDAVSAAAGTSGSAAGSAAAGGFTLLETPKWTGFPYFEQARIGGEAAAKELADSFTYAGADHPDASLQTQTLQNFLTQKPSAILVAAIDGDAIASVLKKARSQGIKVVSFEGDAAADARDIFCNPVGYELIATTELDCALMNDPDGGKVAFVAASPTAPNHKAIIEYMKQHIASDPKYSKLTAIDDVQYANDDDATSYNVAVNLMQAHPDLKYIVSPSSVSVPAAARAIVASDRSGQVYATGQTLPNSVKEFMKDGSMKASMMWSPKELGYIAVYAAHRLLTGELTATEGATFEAGTAGTYTVGKDGEVVYKKPIVFTPDNIDEYDF
- a CDS encoding ABC transporter permease, with product MIARAKRMLLRWEVLLVVLVVAAMAWSASLSPYYLYLDQILGSTRFFVIPGLMALGLMIVVIQGEIDISLASTLAVATTTAAVLMHAGWPAPATLAAVVVIGGALGAVNGLLVARWGLPSLAVTLGTMGAYRGLAYIIGGQEGVSDFPDSFTWLGGTDLGIVPASLVLFVVVAVAVALLLRTTVFGRHSYAVGAGARAAAFGGVPLQRTKITAYLLAGALAGLAGWVWIGQYASARADNADGGILFVVTAVVLGGVAINGGRGTVLGVVLALFLLGTLSNGLGLANVAGPTQTLILGGLLVLSTAVPRVVVLVGRALPSRRTRSDAVDRPRSDTRPDADTVGTPVTRSS
- a CDS encoding ABC transporter permease, giving the protein MTAPARSPRPVPEASGPNRGQGLLRVRFLGVAVFLVLLWVVFAVSADNFLTAGNARAILFAAAVLTIAAAGEAMVVLTGNLDLSVGSVMGLSAYVTADISTHVDGGPLLVLVAVAIGAVLGLLNGALVALLQIPSIVATLGTLSVYRGLTYVYADGQQITSNEVPSWFGALAGGSVAGIPNLVLLALLVVIGAAAALRWTVPGRMLYAVGSNSDAARFFGLPSVRVVWSSYIVAGAIAGFAGFLYAAQVGTVTVVLASGWELQVLAAAVIGGVSIWGGSGSIVGVALGAVVLATIQNGLILLGVQAYWQLLIQGAAIVLAVAVDAAITRRAALLSRTRRRVAVTA